In Pollutimonas sp. M17, a single genomic region encodes these proteins:
- a CDS encoding lipoyl protein ligase domain-containing protein, which translates to MFRLLPADGEARHARHDESLIALAAERGPHACIWEAEQGLVVPRTYQRFSLFSQACSDFAEQGWPIAVRQSGGGIVPQGPGIVNLSLAYAVQGKPLDHSDQAYLLICRIVSRALEEHGVAAHAQAVEGSFCDGRYNLAVGVGGRARKIAGTAQLWRRHRADPAQDHRQIVLVHALILASVDIAAVTLRANGFEQAIGSGRRYVPGSAVSLSELCAAEMDTRSLTESLKQSLARKIAAI; encoded by the coding sequence GTGTTTAGGCTTCTGCCGGCCGACGGCGAAGCCCGCCACGCCCGCCATGACGAATCGCTGATCGCGCTCGCGGCCGAGCGGGGCCCTCATGCCTGCATCTGGGAAGCGGAACAGGGCCTGGTGGTGCCGCGCACCTATCAGCGCTTTTCCCTTTTCAGCCAGGCTTGCAGTGATTTTGCCGAACAAGGCTGGCCGATCGCCGTGCGGCAATCGGGCGGCGGCATCGTCCCCCAAGGGCCGGGCATCGTCAACCTGAGCCTGGCCTATGCGGTGCAGGGCAAGCCGCTGGACCATTCCGACCAGGCCTATCTGCTGATCTGCCGCATCGTCAGCCGGGCGCTCGAAGAACACGGCGTGGCCGCGCACGCGCAGGCGGTGGAAGGGTCTTTTTGCGATGGGCGCTACAACCTGGCGGTGGGCGTCGGCGGCCGGGCGCGGAAGATCGCCGGCACCGCGCAGCTTTGGCGCCGCCATCGCGCGGATCCGGCGCAGGACCATCGCCAGATCGTACTGGTCCATGCGCTGATACTGGCCAGCGTCGACATCGCCGCGGTCACGCTGCGCGCCAACGGCTTCGAACAGGCGATAGGCAGCGGCAGGCGCTATGTCCCGGGCAGCGCGGTCTCGCTGTCCGAACTTTGCGCCGCGGAGATGGATACGCGTTCACTGACGGAAAGCCTAAAACAATCGCTGGCTCGAAAAATCGCCGCTATTTGA
- a CDS encoding TM2 domain-containing protein: MLQKIILAIAVFVVILLALIFGEAIAREAFAWLSHLTGLVIHNFSDVYYAVKGYLSRHTAKVLIALLLTVPITLWIIKNKGDELKKPHSHRKIAIVLAIFLGWLGAHRFYQGQIGGGIVFLIIFYVFTPLAVVLGFIDAIRYIFMSDDEFEQARV, translated from the coding sequence ATGCTGCAGAAAATCATTCTGGCCATCGCGGTATTCGTCGTCATCCTGCTTGCGCTGATTTTCGGCGAAGCCATCGCCCGCGAAGCCTTTGCCTGGCTGTCCCACCTGACCGGCCTGGTCATCCACAATTTTTCGGACGTCTATTACGCCGTCAAGGGCTATCTAAGCCGGCATACGGCCAAGGTGCTGATCGCCCTGCTGCTGACGGTGCCCATTACCTTGTGGATCATCAAGAACAAGGGCGATGAACTGAAAAAGCCGCACAGCCACCGCAAGATCGCCATCGTGCTGGCGATCTTCCTGGGCTGGCTGGGCGCCCACCGCTTCTATCAGGGCCAGATAGGCGGGGGCATCGTCTTCCTGATCATTTTCTATGTCTTTACGCCACTGGCCGTCGTGCTCGGCTTCATCGACGCCATACGCTATATATTCATGAGCGACGACGAGTTCGAGCAGGCTCGTGTTTAG
- a CDS encoding SulP family inorganic anion transporter yields MLALVEAKRAGLLGRQHWLSNIVAGLIVGVVALPLAMAFAIASGVKPEQGLYTAIVAGIAVSLLGGSRVQIAGPTGAFIVILAGIVAQHGVDGLQIATLMAGVILLLFGVARMGAVIRFIPAPVIIGFTAGIGVIIWVGQWKDFFGLPAVTGDHFHQKLWSLLQVLPQFDPTTTALAVLSLLLVIFTPRIPRMSRVPGPLAALIVVTGIQAVFNFDSVATIGSTFGEIPRGLPTLTWPEITLTRCVELIGPAFAIAMLGAIESLLSAVVADGMAGTRHNSNQELVGQGVANILAPLFGGIAATGAIARTATNIRNGGNSPIAGVVHALFLVLVLLFLAPLAASIPLATLAAILFMVAWNMSEIRHVVKMVRRAPRADVIILLVTFSLTVFADLVVAVNIGVVLAMLHFLRRMAESVVVRRQDPDGLQKELGRDGQDALPSDVLVYAIEGPFFFAAVDAFQRVLGDTRADPRALVIRLVHVPFIDATGLQVLEQAVLDLQARGVRVILAEANARVHGKLRKMGLIEKLGPGGLAQTLPEALAAADA; encoded by the coding sequence GGGCCTGTACACCGCCATCGTGGCCGGCATCGCCGTGTCGCTGCTGGGCGGAAGCCGGGTGCAGATCGCCGGACCCACAGGCGCCTTCATCGTCATCCTGGCGGGCATCGTCGCCCAGCACGGTGTCGACGGCTTGCAGATCGCCACCCTGATGGCCGGCGTCATCCTGCTGTTGTTCGGCGTGGCGCGCATGGGCGCGGTCATCCGTTTCATCCCCGCGCCCGTCATCATCGGATTCACCGCGGGCATAGGCGTCATCATCTGGGTGGGGCAGTGGAAAGACTTCTTCGGCTTGCCGGCGGTCACGGGCGACCATTTCCACCAGAAGCTCTGGTCGCTGCTTCAGGTCCTGCCCCAGTTCGACCCGACCACCACGGCGCTGGCGGTCCTTTCGCTGCTGCTGGTCATATTCACTCCACGCATCCCGCGCATGAGCCGCGTGCCGGGTCCGCTGGCCGCCCTGATCGTCGTCACCGGCATACAGGCCGTCTTCAATTTCGACAGCGTGGCGACCATAGGCAGCACCTTCGGCGAGATCCCGCGCGGCCTGCCTACCCTGACCTGGCCCGAAATCACCCTGACCCGCTGCGTCGAGCTTATCGGCCCGGCCTTCGCCATCGCCATGCTGGGCGCCATCGAATCCCTGCTGTCCGCGGTCGTGGCCGACGGCATGGCGGGCACCCGCCATAACTCCAATCAGGAATTGGTGGGGCAGGGCGTGGCCAATATCCTGGCGCCGCTTTTTGGCGGCATCGCGGCCACCGGCGCCATCGCGCGCACCGCCACCAATATCCGCAACGGCGGCAACAGCCCGATCGCCGGGGTGGTGCATGCCCTGTTCCTGGTTCTCGTGCTGCTTTTTCTGGCGCCCCTGGCGGCCAGCATTCCGTTGGCCACCCTGGCCGCGATCCTGTTCATGGTGGCCTGGAACATGAGCGAAATCCGCCACGTGGTGAAGATGGTCCGGCGGGCGCCGCGCGCCGATGTGATCATCCTTCTGGTCACGTTCAGCCTGACGGTGTTTGCCGACCTGGTCGTTGCCGTGAACATCGGCGTGGTGCTGGCCATGCTGCACTTCCTGCGCCGCATGGCCGAAAGCGTGGTGGTGCGCCGGCAGGATCCGGACGGGCTGCAAAAAGAGCTTGGTCGCGACGGCCAGGACGCGCTGCCCTCCGACGTGCTGGTTTATGCCATAGAAGGCCCGTTCTTCTTTGCCGCGGTCGATGCCTTCCAGCGTGTGCTGGGCGATACGCGCGCCGATCCCAGGGCGCTCGTCATTCGCCTGGTGCATGTGCCCTTCATCGATGCAACCGGCTTGCAGGTGCTGGAACAGGCCGTGCTCGACCTTCAGGCGCGCGGCGTCAGGGTGATCCTGGCCGAGGCGAATGCGAGGGTGCACGGCAAGCTGCGCAAAATGGGCTTGATCGAAAAGCTGGGTCCCGGAGGGCTGGCGCAAACCCTGCCCGAGGCGCTTGCCGCCGCGGATGCTTGA
- a CDS encoding disulfide bond formation protein B → MASNYFYDNDAFRYSRAINTLALAGVCAVLLMAFVWQIAFNELPCPLCLLQRLAFVMVGVGLLLNIRFGPSPLHYGMVIISALAGAFASGRQVLLHIAPGDAGYGSPFLGLHFYTWALLLFVAFLVYCGFMLMLDRRSADHANPRRCSRTAGAVMWLFFLLVLANMVSTLLECGFGPCADDPVAYLWLSLGS, encoded by the coding sequence ATGGCAAGCAACTATTTCTACGACAACGACGCCTTCCGCTACTCGCGCGCAATCAATACATTGGCGCTGGCCGGAGTCTGCGCCGTCCTGCTCATGGCCTTCGTCTGGCAGATTGCGTTCAACGAGCTGCCTTGCCCCTTGTGCCTGCTGCAGCGCCTGGCCTTCGTAATGGTCGGGGTCGGCCTGCTGCTGAACATACGCTTCGGGCCATCGCCTTTGCACTACGGCATGGTCATCATTTCGGCCCTGGCCGGCGCATTCGCTTCGGGCCGCCAGGTCCTGCTGCATATCGCACCCGGGGACGCCGGCTACGGCTCGCCTTTCCTGGGCCTGCATTTCTATACCTGGGCGCTGCTGCTCTTCGTGGCTTTCCTGGTGTATTGCGGCTTCATGCTGATGCTGGACCGGCGCAGCGCCGATCACGCCAATCCGCGCCGCTGCAGCCGCACGGCCGGCGCGGTCATGTGGCTGTTTTTCCTGCTGGTGCTGGCCAATATGGTCTCGACACTGCTGGAATGCGGCTTCGGCCCCTGCGCGGACGACCCTGTCGCCTACCTGTGGCTGTCGCTCGGTTCGTAA
- a CDS encoding DUF5993 family protein, whose protein sequence is MMLPFLTGMLTVWFGIRGQRRMCLSLWFITLLIFAAWCQVHMTDPLGFSL, encoded by the coding sequence ATGATGCTGCCATTTCTCACCGGCATGCTGACAGTCTGGTTCGGCATACGCGGGCAGCGCCGCATGTGCCTTTCGCTGTGGTTCATTACTTTGCTTATTTTCGCGGCCTGGTGCCAGGTTCACATGACCGATCCGCTGGGCTTTTCGCTTTAG